A window of Fundulus heteroclitus isolate FHET01 chromosome 15, MU-UCD_Fhet_4.1, whole genome shotgun sequence contains these coding sequences:
- the tshr gene encoding thyrotropin receptor produces the protein MSLRTCPDIGPFHPLRSGMQVLTCALLTLAALPISGTELQAYSCPVGGNCSEWRAHTICCSDIDILPRFPASTETLLLSDTKLSTIPANAFASMVNISGIYIYVDKKLQRLERHSFFNLKKITHIEIRNTKMLTYVDPEAFKHLPNLKYLGILNTGLTFFPALNNIHSSDMNFILEIVNHPYITEIPANSFQGITSEFLTVMLYGNGFREIQHHAFNGTKLDQVDLHRNEYLIRMDSLAFAGTISGPTLLDVSQTGIASLPSTGMGSLRELKARDTWALKKLPPIKAFKHLATADLTYPSHCCGFKNLKKRRGFLEYIICNLTAFYDHYEKRSVGPLSMPSLQEDGVMETLPEQEQRSVGHGELQQDWSRGDSHGSLYYHAYFGGQPDQDVGFGETLKNPQEDISKDFDSRYDYVVCEEGGEVACAPMPDEFNPCEDIMGFGFLRVSVWFVSLLAILGNVVVLLVLLTSHYKLSVSRFLMCHLAFADLCMGIYLLLIASVDLHTRSEYFNHAIDWQTGPGCGLAGFFTVFASELSVYTLTVITLERWYAITFAMRLDRKLRLHHAAAAMAAGWILCLLLALLPLVGVSSYQKVSICLPMDTQSTAAQVYILLVLVLNVLAFFVICACYFKIYCTVHNPQYHSGSKDTNIAKRMAILIFTDFLCMAPISFYAMSAALNRPLITVSNSKILLVLFYPLNSCANPFLYAIFTKAFRGDIFILLSKVGLCQQQAQLFRGQTVSSKGSSGNSQVRREKVRKGGTIGREQVPINLKSFSRQTYHQGIRQKTRIDENQGLDT, from the exons ATTACTTTCTGATACCAAACTCTCAACAATTCCAGCGAATGCTTTCGCCAGCATGGTCAACATCTCAGGGAT ATACATATATGTGGATAAGAAGCTGCAGCGGCTGGAGAGGCACTCGTTTTTCAACCTGAAGAAAATCACCCACAT AGAGATTCGGAACACAAAGATGTTGACGTATGTCGATCCAGAAGCCTTTAAACATCTTCCGAACCTCAAGTACCT GGGGATTTTGAATACTGGCCTGACTTTCTTCCCTGCTTTAAACAACATCCACTCAAGCGACATGAACTTCATATT GGAAATTGTAAATCATCCCTACATTACAGAGATCCCGGCCAACTCATTCCAGGGCATCACAAGCGAGTTTCTGACAGT AATGCTGTATGGAAACGGCTTCAGAGAGATACAACATCATGCCTTTAATGGGACAAAGCTGGATCAAGT TGATCTACACAGGAATGAGTATTTGATCAGGATGGATAGTCTGGCTTTTGCAGGAACCATCAGTGGCCCAACACTTCT cgaCGTCTCCCAAACAGGAATCGCATCCCTGCCCTCCACAGGCATGGGCTCCCTGCGAGAGCTAAAGGCGCGCGACACCTGGGCCCTCAAGAAACTGCCGCCCATCAAGGCCTTCAAGCACCTCGCCACCGCAGACCTCACCTACCCGAGCCACTGCTGCGGCTTCAAAAACCTCAAAAAGAGACGAGG CTTTTTGGAGTACATCATCTGTAACCTCACCGCTTTCTATGACCATTATGAAAAGCGGTCGGTGGGACCCCTGAGCATGCCGTCCCTTCAAGAGGATGGCGTCATGGAAACACTCCCAGAGCAGGAGCAGAGAAGCGTAGGTCACGGAGAACTGCAGCAAGACTGGAGTAGAGGAGACTCCCATGGCAGCCTTTACTACCACGCCTACTTTGGAGGCCAGCCAGACCAAGACGTGGGTTTTGGAGAGACCCTCAAAAACCCCCAGGAGGACATCAGCAAAGATTTTGACAGCCGTTATGATTATGTGGTGTGCGAGGAGGGGGGGGAGGTGGCGTGTGCACCGATGCCCGATGAGTTCAATCCCTGTGAGGACATAATGGGGTTTGGCTTCCTGCGGGTGTCTGTGTGGTTCGTGAGCTTGCTGGCTATTTTGGGAAACGTTGTGGTGCTCCTGGTGCTGCTCACCAGCCACTACAAGCTCTCGGTCTCGCGCTTCCTCATGTGTCACCTGGCCTTCGCTGATCTTTGCATGGGAATTTACCTGCTGCTCATCGCCTCCGTGGACCTCCACACCCGCTCTGAGTACTTCAACCACGCCATCGACTGGCAGACGGGCCCCGGCTGCGGACTCGCGGGGTTCTTCACCGTCTTCGCCAGCGAGCTGTCCGTTTACACCCTGACTGTGATCACTCTTGAGAGGTGGTACGCCATCACCTTCGCCATGCGGCTGGACCGCAAGCTCCGTCTACACCACGCGGCAGCCGCGATGGCAGCTGGCTGGATCCTTTGCCTCCTCCTGGCTCTGCTGCCTCTGGTTGGAGTGAGCAGTTACCAGAAGGTCAGCATCTGCCTCCCCATGGACACCCAGTCCACGGCAGCTCAGGTGTACATCTTGTTGGTGTTGGTCCTAAACGTCCTGGCTTTCTTTGTCATCTGTGCTTGCTACTTTAAGATCTACTGCACAGTGCACAACCCTCAGTACCACTCTGGATCCAAGGACACCAACATCGCCAAGCGCATGGCTATCCTCATCTTCACTGACTTCTTGTGTATGGCTCCCATTTCCTTCTACGCCATGTCGGCCGCTCTAAACCGGCCCCTCATCACCGTATCAAACTCCAAGATTTTATTGGTGCTCTTCTACCCCCTCAACTCCTGTGCCAATCCATTCCTGTACGCCATCTTCACAAAGGCCTTCAGAGGGGACATATTCATCCTCCTCAGCAAGGTAGGTCTTTGCCAGCAGCAAGCGCAGCTGTTTAGAGGCCAGACTGTCTCGTCGAAGGGCAGCAGTGGGAATTCTCAGGTGCGGAGGGAAAAGGTTAGGAAAGGCGGGACCATCGGCCGGGAGCAGGTCCCCATCAACCTGAAGAGCTTCTCCAGACAGACCTACCACCAAGGAATCCGCCAGAAGACAAGGATTGATGAGAACCAAGGCCTGGACACGTGA